The DNA sequence CACGCTCGGCTACGCGTGGAACGAAGCCGATCGTCTCGCCCAATCGTTCGAGCACGACCTCCCGCAAGAGGTGGAGGATCGCCTGTTCGTCGCGCTCGGCCGGCCGGCCACGTGTCCGCACGGCTTTCCGATCCCCGAGCACGAGGCGGGCGTGCTGCCCGACATGCCCGCGCTCTACACGCTCGAGCCCGGCGACGCGGCAGTCGTCGCGATCTCCGGCTCGACCGATCCCGAGATCATCGCCTTCCTCGAGTCGCTCGGACTGCGCCCGGGCGTGCACGTCGAGGTCAAGGAGAAGCAGGCGTTCGACGGCCCGTTGGTGCTGCAGGTCGACGGTGTTGATCAGACGCTCGGCAGCACGGTTGCGAGACAGGTCTACGTCCAGAAGTCCGCTTAGCCACACGAACGACACCGCGAGGGGCGGCGTCGGAGAAAGGCACAACGATGACCCACGTATTGGGAGCCGAAGGCGGCTATCAGACCTTCAGCCTCCACGGCGGTGAATGGCTGATCATGATCGGCTCGGTCGTGACCGCGCTCCTCGCGGTGGTGACCGGCCTCTTCCTCATGCGCGGAGTGCTCGCAGAGGACGAGGGCACGCCGACGATGAAGGCGATCGCGAAATCGATCCAGGAAGGCGCGATGGCCTACCTGAAGCGCCAGTTCCGCACGATCGGCGTGATCCTGATCCCGCTCGCGATCATCGTGTTCGCCACGTCGACGAAGGTGAAGAACGGCGACCACGTCGCGCTGAGCTTCGCGGCGTCGGGTGCGTTCCGAACGATCGCGTTCGTCGCCGGTTGCGCGATGTCGGGCCTCACCGGCTTCATCGGCATGAGCCTTGCGGTACGCGGCAACGTGCGCACCGCGGCCGCGGCGAAGAGCGGGTCGATGCCGCGCGCGCTGCAGGTCGCGTTCCGCACCGGCGCGGTCGCGGGCATGTTCACCGTCGGCCTCGGTCTGTTCGGCGCGTCGATCATCATCATGCTGTTCCAGAACACCAGCTCCGCGATCCTGATCGGCTTCGGCTTCGGCGGCTCGCTCCTCGCGCTCTTCCTGCGCGTCGGCGGCGGCATCTTCACGAAGGCGGCCGACGTCGGCGCCGACCTCGTCGGCAAGGTCGAGGCCGGAATCCCCGAGGACGACCCCCGCAACCCCGCGACGATCGCCGACAACGTGGGCGACAACGTCGGCGACTGCGCGGGCATGGCGGCCGACCTCTTCGAGAGCTACGAGGTGACGCTGGTCGCGTCGATGATCCTCGGCGTCCCCGCGTTCAAGGCGATCTTCCCGCACCGCCCCGAGCTCTGGGCGATCGGTGCGATCTTCCCGCTCGCCGCGCGTGCGCTCGGCGTGCTCGCGTCGATCGTCGGTGTGTTCGCCGTGCGCGCGACCGACGAGGACAAGTCGGCGATGGCGCCGATCAACCGCGGCTTCCTCACCGCCGGCATCCTGACGATCATCGGCACGCTGGTGCTCGCGCTCGTGTACGTCGGCAATCCGCACGGCACGATCTCGGGCATCGGCTGGCGCATGTTCGGCGCGGTGGTCGGTGGTCTGGTGCTCGCGCAGGTCGCGTCCCGAATCACGGAGTACTTCACGTCGACCGAGAACAAGCCGGTGCGCGAGATCGCGGAGTCGGCGGCGACCGGCGGCCCGGCCACCGCGACGCTCGCGGGCATCGCGAGCGGTCTCGAATCGTCGGTGTGGGCGATCATCGCCATCGCGGGTGCGCTCGCAGTAGCGATCGCGCTCGGCGGCGGCGACCTCCAGTTCTCGCTGTACCTCGTTGCGCTCACGGGCATGGGCATGCTGGCGACGACCGGTGTGGTGGTGTCGGAGGACACGTTCGGTCCGGTCGCCGACAACGCGGCCGGCATCGCCGAGATGTCGGGTGAGTTCGAAGGCGAGCCCGCGCGGATCATGGTGAGCCTCGATGCCGTCGGCAACACGACGAAGGCCGTCACCAAGGGCTTCGCGATCGGCTCCGCGGTCATCGCCGCGGTCGCGCTGTTCTCGTCGTTCATCGAGACGATCTCGAGTCAGCTCAACCTGAACCTGAAGGGCGACGATCTCTTCCGCAACCGGCTCACCGCGATCAACGTCGCCGATCCGAAGACCTTCATCGGTCTGCTGATCGGCGGCTCGGTCGCGTTCCTCTTCTCCTCGCTCGCAATCCGCGCCGTCGGCCGGACCGCGAACGTGGTCGTGCAGGAGGTTCGGAGCCAGTTCGCCGACGGCAAGATCATGAGCGGCGAGAAGGAGCCCGACTACGGCCCGGTCATCGACATCTGCACCGCGGCCTCGCTGCGCGAGCTCGCAACGCCCGCGCTGCTCGCGGTGCTCACGCCGGTGATCATCGGGTTCGGCATCAACTACTTCGCGCTCGGCGCGTTCCTCGCGGCGGCCATCCTCACCGGTCAGCTCATGGCCAACTTCCTGTCCAACGCGGGTGGCGCGTGGGACAACGCGAAGAAGTACATCGAGGACGGCAACCACGGCGGCAAGGGCTCCGACGCGTACCGCGCCGCGGTCATCGGCGACACGATCGGTGACCCGTTCAAGGACACCGCGGGCCCCGCGCTGAACCCGCTCATCAAGGTGATGAACCTGGTGTCGCTGTTGATCCTCCCGGCGGTCATCAACCTCCGGGACAACAGCGGCGCCCGCTTCAGCATCGCGGGGATCTCGCTCGTCGTGCTCGTCGTCGCGATCCTGTTCTCGAAGCGCTCCGGTGCCGGTCTGTCCGCCGAGCCGCCCGCGGCGAAGGTCGGCGCCACGGTCCCCGTCGCCGGCAACTAGGCCCGTCGAGCAATCGCTTTCGCAAGAACGGGCGGGTCGCTTTGCGGCCCGCCCGACTTGTCGGCTGAGGCGTCGAGGAGGGCGAAGCTTGCGAGCCCGACCAGAAAACTCAGGGCGCGGGTTCCTCGGTGAGGGCCCGCGCCCGCCGCTGCTTGCGGATCTCGAGCGCGGGTGCGATCAGCGAGAGCACGATGATCAGGAGCACGATCGGCAGGAGATAGTGGTCGACGTTCTTGATGTGCTTGCCGAGATAGAAGCCGGCGAGGCTGATGCCGACCGCCCAGATCGCCGCGCCGAGCACGTTGAAGGCGAAGAACACGCGCCGGCGCATCTCGCTCATGCCGACGAGGATCGGCGCGACCGTGCGCACGATCGGGATGAACCGGGCGAGGATCACGGCCTTCGGCCCCTGTTGCTCCACGAGCTCGTGGGCGCGGACCTCGTACTCGGTCTTGAAGAAGCGGGCGTCGGGCTTGAAGAGCTTGGTGCCGAACCGCTCGCCGATCTCGTAGCCGATCTGCGTGCCGGCGATCGCGACGATCAGCGCACCGAGCGCGATCGGGACGATGTGCATGTGGTACTTGTGGTGATCGGCCGCGAAGATCCCGGCCGTGAAGAGGAGCGAGTCGCCGGGCAGTGGGGCCGGGAAGATCCCCGACTCGATGAAGATCACCACCAACAGCCCGGCCAGCCCGAACGTGTCGATGAGGTGCTTCGGGTCGAAGAAGCTCACCGGCGGAACCCTAACCGGCACAGGGTGAGAATCCCCGGGCGCGCCGGCTGCGGACGGTGGTCAGGAGCCCGCTGACCGGCCGGTGACGACGTTGGGCCCTCGCGATGGCTACGGTCCAGGGCCCGGTGGCCGAGAGTGTGGTCGCGCCGCCGATGCACGCTCCTGGGGGTACGGGCCGGTCCCCCGACCGCTCGAGAGAGGAACGCCGTGGCCAAGTCGCTCGTCATCGTGGAGTCGCCCGCCAAGGGCAAGACGATCGCGGGCTTCCTCGGCGCGGGGTACGACGTGAAGGCCAGTGTCGGCCACATCCGCGACCTGCCGCGCTCGGGACTCGCCATCGACGTCGACAATCACTTCGCTCCCGAGTACGTCGTCTCCGACGGCAAGCAGAAGGTCGTGACCGATCTGAAGCGCGCGTTGAAGGACGCCGACGAGCTCATCCTCGCGACGGACGAGGATCGCGAGGGCGAAGCGATCGCGTGGCACGTGCTCGAGGTGCTCAAGCCCAAGGTGCCCGTGAAGCGCATGGTCTTCCACGAGATCACGCAGCAAGCGATCCGGGCCGCGCTCGACGCGCCGCGCGATCTCGACATGAAGCTGGTCGAGGCGCAAGAAGGTCGGCGCGTGCTCGACCGTCTCGTCGGCTACGAGGTCTCGCCGGTGCTCTGGCGCAAGATCGGACGTGGTGCGCGCTCCGCGGGCCGCGTGCAGAGCGTCGCGGTGCGGCTCGTCGTCGAGCGCGAACGCGCGCGCATGGCGTTCCGCAGCGGACAGTGGTCCGATCTCGTCGCGACGCTGAACGCGCGCGACACCAGCTTCCCGGCCGCGCTGGTCGAGCTCGACGACGTGAAGCTCGCGAGCGGCAACGACTTCGATTCCGCGACCGGCCGTATCGCCGACGGCAAGCACGTGCTCGTGCTCGACGCGGCGGGTGCCGACGCGCTCGCGGGGCGGTTGCGCGAATCGACGTACAAGGTCGAGTCGGTCGAGTCGTCGAAGATGACCGAGAAGCCGAAGCCGCCGTTCACCACTTCGACGTTGCAGCAGGAGGCCGGCCGGAAGCTGCGGTACGGCTCCGCGAAGACGATGGCCGTCGCGCAGCGTCTCTACGAGCGCGGTTTCATCACCTATATGCGGACCGACAGCACGAACCTGTCGGAGCAGGCGCTCGGCGCGGCCCGGCGCCAGATCGTCGAGCGCTTCGGTCAGGACTACCTGCCGGCCCAGGCGCGCACGTATCGCACGAAGGTGAAGAACGCGCAGGAGGCGCACGAGGCGATCCGTCCCGCGGGTGAAGACATCCGCCCGCCCGAGGCGGTGCGCTCCGAGCTCGACGCCGACGAGCGCGGCCTCTACGAGTTGATCTGGATCCGCACCATCGCGAGCCAGATGGCCGATGCGCGCGCGCTGCGTGTCGTGCTGCGCATCGGTGCGCGCTCCAGTGCCGACGAGCGCGCGGTGCTCCGCGCGACCGGCAAGACGTACGAGTTCCTCGGCTTCCGCCGCGCCTACGTCGAGGACGTCGACGACGAAGAGACTTCGGAGGGCGAGAGCCGGCTGCCCGCGGTCGTCGAGGGCGAGCAGGCCGCGCTCGAGGACCTGCGCGCGCTGCAGCACGAGACGAAGCCGCCCGCCCGTTACACCGAAGCGAGCCTCGTCAAAGAGCTCGAGGAGCGCGGGATCGGTCGGCCGTCGACGTACGCGTCGGTGATCCAGACGGTCCAGGCGCGCGACTACGTGTGGAAGAAGGGCAACGCGCTCGTCCCCGCGTGGATGGCGTTCGCCGTCGTCCGGCTGCTCGAGGACCACTTCGGTCACCTCGTCGACTATGGCTTCACCGCCGCGATGGAAGAAGCGCTCGACGTGATCGCGCGCGGCGAGGGCGAAGCCGAGAAGTGGCTCCACTCCTTCTACTTCGGGAACGGCCAGGCCGGTCTGCGCGAGCTCGTCGGCGACGAGAACCTCGCGACCATCGACCCCCGTCTCATCAGCACGATCCCGCTCGGCGTCGACGACGACGGCAACGAGGTCGTCGTGCGCGTCGGTCGCTACGGGCCGTACGTGCAGATCGGCGAAGACGGCGCGCGCGGCTCGATCCCTCCCGATCTCGCGCCCGACGAGCTCTCGCTCGACCTCGCGGTCGAGCTCGCGCGCCGGCAGGCCGAAGGACCGCAGGCGCTGGGCGACGATCCCGACAGCGGGCTCCCGGTGTTCGTGTTGAACGGCCGGTTCGGCCCGTACGTGCAGCTCGGTGAGACCGATCCGAACGCGGCGAAGAACGCGCCCAAGCCGCGACGCGCGTCGCTCTTCAAGACCATGCAGCCGGAGACGGTCACGCTCGACGACGCACTGCGCCTGCTCTCGCTGCCGCGCGTCGTCGGCACCGCCGAGGACGGCGAGGAGATCGTCGCGTTGAACGGTCGCTACGGGCCGTACATCAAGAAGGGCGCGGAGACGCGCAGCCTCGACGCCGAGGACAAGCTGCTCACGATCGCATTGCCCGACGCGCTCGCGCTGCTGGCAACGCCGAAGACACGCGGGCGCGCCGCGCCGAAGCCGCCGATCGCGGAGCTCGGCGAGTCACCCGACACCGGTGCGACGATCAAGGTGCTCGACGGCCGCTTCGGTCCGTACGTCACCGACGGCACGACCAACGCGACGGTGCCGCGCGGCACCGACCCCGAATCGGTGACGCTCCCCGATGCGATCGCGTTGCTGCGGGCCCGGGCCGCCGCGGGTCCGTCGAAGCGGGCGAAGAAGGCGCCGGCCAAGAAGAAGGCACCCGCGAAGAAGAAGGCCGCGAAGAAGGCGACGAAGGCGAAGAAGGTCACCAAGGCCAAGAAGGCGACGAAGGCGGAATCCGAGTCGAGCTCGGAGCCGGCGCTGCGCGTGACCCAGCCGAGCAGCGGCGCGGAGTGACCGGGAGCGCGGAGCGAGCGGTACCCGCCATCTAGCCTGACCGCAGTGAGCGACCAGGCGCCGTTTCTCGGGCCGCGCCCCGACGAGCAGGCGATCAAATCGTCGACCTTCGGCGTCCTACGCGGGCGGTTCTTCCGGCTGTTCGTCGCGCAGTTCTCGTCGAGCCTCGGCGACTGGACCGGGCTCGTCGCGATCCTCTTCCTGGCCGGCGAGGTCTCCAAGAACAAGGGCACCGCGATCGCGCTGGTGATGATCGCCCGCATGCTGCCCGGCTTCGTGCTCGCGCCCGTCGGCGGCGCGCTGATCGACCGCTGGGACCGGCGCAAGGTGATGGTGACGTGCGACATCGGCCGCGCCGGCCTGCTCGCGTTGCTGCCGTTCTTCCACAACCTCTTCGAGCTCGTGCTGATCTCGTTCTTCGTCGAGATCCTCACGCTGATGTGGAGCCCCGCGAAGGACGCATCGGTGCCGAACCTCGTCGCGCCCGAGCAGCTCGCGTCGGCGAACTCGCTCGGTTTGGTCGCCGCGTACGCGACGTTTCCGCTCGGCGCCGGGCTGTACGCGGGCCTGGCCGGGATCTCGAAGTGGCTCGGCGGCTTCGGCGCGTTGCACGCGTTCCACACGAACCAGACGTCGCTCGCGATCTGGGCCGACGGTGGGACGTTCCTGCTCTCGGCTTGGCTCATCAGCCACCTCGACCTTCCCGAGGCCGAGCGAGGATCGCCGAAGCGCATCGATTGGGGCGCGACGTATCGCGACATCGTCGACGGCATGCGGTTCATCCGCAGCGACCCGATGGTGCGCGGCGTCATGATCGGTCTTGCCGGTGGGCTGCTCGGCGGGGGATCGGTCATCCCGCTGGGGCCGCTGCTGAGCACCGACGTGCTCGGAGGCGGCGCCTCGAGCTTCGGTCTGTTGATCGTCGCGCTCGGTGTCGGTGCCGCGATCGGCGTGCTGACGTTGTTGTGGCTGCAGAAGCGATTACCGCGCGCCTCGGTGTTCTGGGTCGCGATCGTCGTGTGCGGAGGGTCGATCATCGCGGCGGCGTCGTTCGCGTCGCTCGCGCCCGCGATGTTCGTCGGCGCGCTGATCGGCGCGTCGGCCGGCACCGGTTACGTGACCGGATTCACCGTGTTGCAGGAGAACGTGGCGGACGAGATGCGGGGTCGCATCTTCGCGACGCTGTACACGATCGTGCGCGTGTGCCTGCTGCTCGCGCTCACACTGTCGCCGTTCATGGCGAACGTGCTCGGCGCGTTGGCCAAAC is a window from the Acidimicrobiia bacterium genome containing:
- a CDS encoding metal-dependent transcriptional regulator, coding for MDLKLSKSEREALKAIYRLADEHGEAHTGALADKLGISPGTVTATVKRLADRHLVDHTPYRGVALTGPGSRAAVEAIRRHRIVERFLADTLGYAWNEADRLAQSFEHDLPQEVEDRLFVALGRPATCPHGFPIPEHEAGVLPDMPALYTLEPGDAAVVAISGSTDPEIIAFLESLGLRPGVHVEVKEKQAFDGPLVLQVDGVDQTLGSTVARQVYVQKSA
- a CDS encoding sodium-translocating pyrophosphatase; translated protein: MTHVLGAEGGYQTFSLHGGEWLIMIGSVVTALLAVVTGLFLMRGVLAEDEGTPTMKAIAKSIQEGAMAYLKRQFRTIGVILIPLAIIVFATSTKVKNGDHVALSFAASGAFRTIAFVAGCAMSGLTGFIGMSLAVRGNVRTAAAAKSGSMPRALQVAFRTGAVAGMFTVGLGLFGASIIIMLFQNTSSAILIGFGFGGSLLALFLRVGGGIFTKAADVGADLVGKVEAGIPEDDPRNPATIADNVGDNVGDCAGMAADLFESYEVTLVASMILGVPAFKAIFPHRPELWAIGAIFPLAARALGVLASIVGVFAVRATDEDKSAMAPINRGFLTAGILTIIGTLVLALVYVGNPHGTISGIGWRMFGAVVGGLVLAQVASRITEYFTSTENKPVREIAESAATGGPATATLAGIASGLESSVWAIIAIAGALAVAIALGGGDLQFSLYLVALTGMGMLATTGVVVSEDTFGPVADNAAGIAEMSGEFEGEPARIMVSLDAVGNTTKAVTKGFAIGSAVIAAVALFSSFIETISSQLNLNLKGDDLFRNRLTAINVADPKTFIGLLIGGSVAFLFSSLAIRAVGRTANVVVQEVRSQFADGKIMSGEKEPDYGPVIDICTAASLRELATPALLAVLTPVIIGFGINYFALGAFLAAAILTGQLMANFLSNAGGAWDNAKKYIEDGNHGGKGSDAYRAAVIGDTIGDPFKDTAGPALNPLIKVMNLVSLLILPAVINLRDNSGARFSIAGISLVVLVVAILFSKRSGAGLSAEPPAAKVGATVPVAGN
- a CDS encoding DedA family protein, with protein sequence MSFFDPKHLIDTFGLAGLLVVIFIESGIFPAPLPGDSLLFTAGIFAADHHKYHMHIVPIALGALIVAIAGTQIGYEIGERFGTKLFKPDARFFKTEYEVRAHELVEQQGPKAVILARFIPIVRTVAPILVGMSEMRRRVFFAFNVLGAAIWAVGISLAGFYLGKHIKNVDHYLLPIVLLIIVLSLIAPALEIRKQRRARALTEEPAP
- the topA gene encoding type I DNA topoisomerase; translated protein: MAKSLVIVESPAKGKTIAGFLGAGYDVKASVGHIRDLPRSGLAIDVDNHFAPEYVVSDGKQKVVTDLKRALKDADELILATDEDREGEAIAWHVLEVLKPKVPVKRMVFHEITQQAIRAALDAPRDLDMKLVEAQEGRRVLDRLVGYEVSPVLWRKIGRGARSAGRVQSVAVRLVVERERARMAFRSGQWSDLVATLNARDTSFPAALVELDDVKLASGNDFDSATGRIADGKHVLVLDAAGADALAGRLRESTYKVESVESSKMTEKPKPPFTTSTLQQEAGRKLRYGSAKTMAVAQRLYERGFITYMRTDSTNLSEQALGAARRQIVERFGQDYLPAQARTYRTKVKNAQEAHEAIRPAGEDIRPPEAVRSELDADERGLYELIWIRTIASQMADARALRVVLRIGARSSADERAVLRATGKTYEFLGFRRAYVEDVDDEETSEGESRLPAVVEGEQAALEDLRALQHETKPPARYTEASLVKELEERGIGRPSTYASVIQTVQARDYVWKKGNALVPAWMAFAVVRLLEDHFGHLVDYGFTAAMEEALDVIARGEGEAEKWLHSFYFGNGQAGLRELVGDENLATIDPRLISTIPLGVDDDGNEVVVRVGRYGPYVQIGEDGARGSIPPDLAPDELSLDLAVELARRQAEGPQALGDDPDSGLPVFVLNGRFGPYVQLGETDPNAAKNAPKPRRASLFKTMQPETVTLDDALRLLSLPRVVGTAEDGEEIVALNGRYGPYIKKGAETRSLDAEDKLLTIALPDALALLATPKTRGRAAPKPPIAELGESPDTGATIKVLDGRFGPYVTDGTTNATVPRGTDPESVTLPDAIALLRARAAAGPSKRAKKAPAKKKAPAKKKAAKKATKAKKVTKAKKATKAESESSSEPALRVTQPSSGAE
- a CDS encoding MFS transporter translates to MSDQAPFLGPRPDEQAIKSSTFGVLRGRFFRLFVAQFSSSLGDWTGLVAILFLAGEVSKNKGTAIALVMIARMLPGFVLAPVGGALIDRWDRRKVMVTCDIGRAGLLALLPFFHNLFELVLISFFVEILTLMWSPAKDASVPNLVAPEQLASANSLGLVAAYATFPLGAGLYAGLAGISKWLGGFGALHAFHTNQTSLAIWADGGTFLLSAWLISHLDLPEAERGSPKRIDWGATYRDIVDGMRFIRSDPMVRGVMIGLAGGLLGGGSVIPLGPLLSTDVLGGGASSFGLLIVALGVGAAIGVLTLLWLQKRLPRASVFWVAIVVCGGSIIAAASFASLAPAMFVGALIGASAGTGYVTGFTVLQENVADEMRGRIFATLYTIVRVCLLLALTLSPFMANVLGALAKHVNHGRLHFAGLHVDLPGVRLALWLGGAITLLSGLAARSIMRRSTATAARGAASA